From the genome of Pseudomonas bubulae:
CGTAACAGCTGCCGAGGAGCAGGTGATGGTGCTCAAGGCCAGTATCGAGATGATCGATATCCGGCTGCAGGAACTGTGCAATCCTCAAGCTTCAGAGCCACCAATGGTTGCCCCTCCCCCAAAACCGGTTATTCGCAAGAAACCTCCACCTGCGCCCCAACCTCCTCCGTTCACCGTAATCGGCATCGAATATCGAGGTGGCGAGCGCTTTCTGTCCGTGGCGCCACCCGGTAGTACGCAACTGAGCCAGATCAACCTGATCCGGCCCGGCGACGGGGTCACGGGAACTGGACTGCCCCAGCCGCCATGGATGAAGGTACGGAGCCCTCTCTGCTGCTCACCTTGATGATCAGTCAGGTCGGTGGCATGAAGATCCACAATTGGGGTTAGGAAATGCGGAACCAGGATCGTAGCAATCGCACTGAAGGCAACAAACCCCGGAGAGATCCGAGCAGGCTTGTAAGCTCAAGGTAGCAATCATCTGAAACGCTTTGCAGATCAAAAAGAATGTTCCTGCAACAGCAAAATCCACCTTCCGACAGACATTGCTTAAATCGCTAAAAACAGCCAATAACTCGACCGCTCCATATTGACATCACCTGAAGTCGAAATTAGTGTTCGATTCAGACGGCTGCATGTCTACGAAGAAATCTGTGCAGTGCACACATTCAGACCCGCGCCCCACCAAATCCCGGACACAAAAAAGCCGGTTAATCCTGAGGACTAGACCGGCTGTTTTGGTGTAGCTATATGGTGGGTCGTGTGGGATTCGAACCTACGACCAATTGGTTAAAAGCCAACTGCTCTACCAACTGAGCTAACGACCCGCTTCGTTGTGGGGCGTATAATACTGATTTCTAACGAGAATTCAATACCCGCTCAGAAATAAATCGGAAATAATTCAAAAATAACGGGTTGGGTCGCTAATTCCGGCAGCTGCAAAGCCTTCTGCACGCAAACGGCAACTGTCGCATTTGCCACAGGCACGCCCTTGATTGTCAGCCTGGTAGCAGGAAACAGTCAGCGAATAGTCCACGCCCAGCTTTATACCTGCCTGTACGATTTGTGCCTTGCTCAGGTTTTGCAGAGGCGCCTTGATACTGAAGCCCTGCCCCTCTACCCCGGCCTTGGTCGCCAGGTTAGCCATGACTTCAAAGGCCTCGATAAACTCTGGACGGCAGTCCGGGTAACCCGAGTAGTCCACCGCATTGACACCGATAAAAATATCTCGCGCCTGCAGCACTTCTGCCCAACCCAGCGCCAAGG
Proteins encoded in this window:
- the queC gene encoding 7-cyano-7-deazaguanine synthase QueC, with protein sequence MTEQTVVTEKRAVILLSGGLDSATVVAMARAEGYSCYTMSFDYGQRHRAELDAAARVARDLGAVEHKVIGLNLDGMGGSALTDSSIDVPEAPSEGIPVTYVPARNTVFLSLALGWAEVLQARDIFIGVNAVDYSGYPDCRPEFIEAFEVMANLATKAGVEGQGFSIKAPLQNLSKAQIVQAGIKLGVDYSLTVSCYQADNQGRACGKCDSCRLRAEGFAAAGISDPTRYF
- a CDS encoding methyl-accepting chemotaxis protein gives rise to the protein MKLPRPTRTTLIFSLCLIALASVLAYENHQLSLVSNNLASTADKDSLNALLTRLAKVDERLDAVDGKHLVTNDDFRSGQQALSNRIDAIQAYAKQASKNTQDLSMRVTAAEEQVMVLKASIEMIDIRLQELCNPQASEPPMVAPPPKPVIRKKPPPAPQPPPFTVIGIEYRGGERFLSVAPPGSTQLSQINLIRPGDGVTGTGLPQPPWMKVRSPLCCSP